A single window of Mycobacterium sp. ITM-2016-00318 DNA harbors:
- a CDS encoding DUF1416 domain-containing protein, translating to MCSAPKQGQTLPAGVDLEKETVITGRVVDGAGQSVGGAFVRLLDASDEFTAEVVASATGDFRFFAAPGTWTLRALSPAGNGDASVAPSGAGIHEVDVKVA from the coding sequence ATGTGCTCTGCACCGAAGCAAGGACAGACGCTGCCTGCAGGCGTCGACCTGGAGAAGGAAACGGTGATCACCGGTCGCGTCGTCGACGGTGCCGGCCAGTCCGTCGGCGGCGCGTTCGTGCGCCTGCTCGACGCGTCTGACGAGTTCACCGCCGAGGTCGTCGCGTCGGCCACCGGCGACTTCCGGTTCTTCGCCGCGCCAGGCACCTGGACGCTGCGCGCACTATCCCCCGCGGGCAACGGCGACGCCAGCGTTGCACCGTCGGGCGCAGGAATCCACGAGGTCGACGTCAAGGTCGCGTAG
- a CDS encoding FABP family protein has protein sequence MTSDKSPLPDGSGDRAVAAAAERAKTTAARNIPVFTDLPAPADTANLRKGANLNDALLALLPLVGVWRGEGEGRGAQGDYRFGQQIVVSHDGGDYLIWEARSWRLTESGEFEKTGLRESGFWRFVDDPNDANESQAIELLLAHSQGYVELFYGRPLNQSSWELATDALARSKSGMLVGGAKRLYGIVEGGDLAYVEERVDADGGLVPHLSARLTRFVG, from the coding sequence GTGACTTCCGACAAGAGTCCCCTGCCCGACGGGTCGGGCGACCGGGCGGTTGCCGCCGCCGCAGAACGGGCCAAGACGACGGCCGCGCGCAACATCCCGGTGTTCACCGATCTGCCTGCGCCCGCCGATACCGCGAACCTGCGCAAAGGCGCCAATCTGAACGATGCGCTGCTTGCGCTGCTGCCGCTGGTCGGTGTGTGGCGCGGCGAGGGCGAGGGCCGAGGCGCGCAGGGCGACTACAGATTCGGACAGCAGATCGTGGTGTCACACGACGGCGGTGACTATCTGATCTGGGAAGCGCGGTCCTGGCGGCTGACCGAGTCCGGCGAGTTCGAGAAGACCGGCCTGCGGGAGTCGGGTTTCTGGCGCTTCGTCGACGACCCGAACGACGCGAACGAGTCGCAGGCGATCGAACTGCTGCTGGCGCACTCCCAGGGCTACGTCGAACTCTTCTACGGCAGGCCACTGAACCAGTCGTCGTGGGAACTGGCCACAGATGCATTGGCACGCAGCAAATCCGGCATGCTGGTCGGTGGAGCGAAACGGTTGTACGGCATTGTCGAGGGGGGCGATTTGGCTTACGTGGAGGAACGCGTCGACGCCGACGGCGGGCTGGTTCCGCATCTGTCGGCCAGGCTGACGAGGTTCGTCGGCTGA
- a CDS encoding ABC transporter substrate-binding protein, which translates to MRSPGRFVPLLAAALVGCAPTAGPPIAAGLSQCTRDSLDTMYRGVFTVATDQPVYPPWYMGDNPENGEGFESAVAYAVAAGLGYQRDDVRWVRVPFNAALAPGGKEFDASLSEFSITDQRRAAVDFSAPYFDVTQAVVTRKSSPAAAARSVAALKPLRLGVQVGTTSYSAATSVNGVSPVSVYSTNVDAKMALSSGEIDALVADLPTAFAVANELSDGVMVGQLPAGGDDVEQFGIVLNKDSSLTRCVSSVVDALRDDGTLAALQTTWLAEAGKAPLLR; encoded by the coding sequence ATGCGTTCGCCGGGGCGGTTCGTTCCGCTGCTGGCCGCTGCGCTTGTCGGCTGCGCCCCGACGGCCGGGCCGCCCATTGCGGCGGGCCTGTCGCAGTGCACGAGGGATTCGCTGGACACGATGTACAGGGGCGTCTTCACCGTCGCCACCGACCAGCCCGTCTATCCGCCCTGGTACATGGGCGACAACCCGGAGAACGGCGAGGGCTTCGAATCCGCCGTCGCCTATGCCGTCGCGGCCGGGCTCGGTTATCAGCGCGACGACGTGCGGTGGGTACGGGTGCCGTTCAACGCGGCTCTGGCGCCGGGTGGCAAGGAGTTCGACGCGAGCCTGTCGGAATTCTCCATCACCGACCAGCGCAGGGCGGCCGTCGATTTCTCGGCGCCGTATTTCGACGTGACGCAAGCCGTCGTCACACGCAAGTCGTCGCCGGCTGCGGCGGCGCGCAGCGTGGCTGCGCTCAAACCACTACGGCTCGGTGTGCAAGTCGGAACGACCAGCTACTCGGCGGCGACCTCGGTGAACGGCGTCAGCCCGGTATCTGTCTACAGCACCAACGTCGACGCGAAGATGGCGTTGAGCAGCGGCGAGATCGACGCGCTAGTCGCGGATCTGCCGACTGCGTTCGCAGTGGCCAACGAACTGAGCGACGGCGTCATGGTCGGCCAATTGCCCGCAGGCGGAGACGATGTCGAGCAATTCGGGATCGTGCTGAACAAAGACAGCTCGCTGACCCGCTGCGTCTCATCGGTGGTCGACGCCCTTCGCGATGACGGCACGCTGGCCGCGCTGCAGACCACGTGGCTGGCCGAGGCGGGCAAGGCGCCGCTACTTCGCTAG
- a CDS encoding SDR family oxidoreductase, protein MRISGSNVLLTGATGGIGHAIAQAVADRGGKLIVTGRRGDLLEQLATEFKARPLTVDLSAPDDVVRLAQEAGDVDILIANAALPASGTLDSFTVKEIDRALDVNLRAPMVLAHELAPRMAANGGGHLLFMSSLLGKAAMTGTSVYSATKYGLRGFAASLRADLREAGVGVSVVFPGMVREAGMFADAKVDLPPGTGTSSPEEVAHAVVTAIEKNRGEIDVAPLTVRAVSMFAGLAPELAAGLTRRIGADKVTAKVAEGQRDKR, encoded by the coding sequence ATGCGAATCTCCGGGTCGAACGTGCTACTGACTGGCGCCACCGGCGGTATCGGGCACGCAATTGCACAAGCGGTCGCAGACCGCGGCGGGAAGCTGATCGTGACCGGGCGGCGCGGCGACCTGCTCGAGCAACTGGCGACCGAGTTCAAGGCACGGCCGCTCACCGTCGACCTGTCCGCGCCAGATGACGTCGTCCGTCTCGCGCAGGAAGCCGGCGACGTCGACATCCTGATCGCCAATGCCGCGCTGCCCGCATCGGGCACGCTCGATTCGTTCACCGTGAAAGAAATCGACCGCGCGCTCGATGTGAACCTGCGCGCACCGATGGTGCTCGCCCACGAACTCGCGCCGCGGATGGCCGCCAACGGCGGCGGCCACCTGCTGTTCATGTCGTCCCTTCTCGGAAAGGCCGCGATGACCGGCACCTCCGTCTACAGCGCAACCAAGTACGGCCTGCGCGGGTTCGCCGCCTCACTACGGGCCGACCTACGCGAGGCAGGTGTCGGGGTATCGGTGGTGTTTCCAGGAATGGTCCGCGAGGCGGGCATGTTCGCCGACGCCAAGGTGGATCTCCCGCCGGGCACAGGTACCAGCTCCCCGGAAGAGGTGGCGCACGCTGTCGTCACCGCAATCGAGAAGAACCGCGGCGAGATCGACGTCGCGCCGCTGACCGTGCGGGCCGTGTCGATGTTCGCGGGCCTGGCACCCGAGCTTGCAGCGGGTCTGACGCGACGCATCGGCGCGGACAAGGTGACCGCGAAGGTCGCAGAGGGTCAGCGCGATAAGCGCTGA
- a CDS encoding class I SAM-dependent methyltransferase, which produces MAMAPFDEITAIYTSFHAWTYETIVAPAVYESRHVIDERFLPHLPQGARVLDVGCGGAKFTKYIADQRQDIQLVGIDLSKPQIARATKLMSGYGDRVRFEIGDATQLAFPDASFDGVLSYGSIKHWTSQHAGLAECIRVLRPGGPLLVTDADRSATFEDSENLVANYTTPRFLGGPNLAFFRTWIAGRSLDLDDARDLASRIDLVDKDVSRIEGLPLLMLSGRKPE; this is translated from the coding sequence ATGGCGATGGCGCCGTTCGACGAGATCACCGCGATCTATACGTCGTTTCACGCATGGACGTACGAGACCATCGTCGCGCCTGCGGTCTATGAGTCCCGGCACGTGATCGACGAGCGGTTTCTGCCGCACCTTCCCCAGGGCGCCCGCGTCCTGGACGTCGGTTGCGGCGGCGCCAAGTTCACCAAGTACATCGCCGATCAGCGGCAGGACATCCAGCTCGTCGGTATCGACCTGTCCAAGCCGCAGATCGCGCGCGCCACAAAGCTGATGAGCGGATACGGCGACCGCGTCCGGTTCGAAATCGGCGATGCGACACAGCTGGCCTTCCCTGACGCCTCCTTCGACGGCGTGCTCAGCTACGGCTCCATCAAGCACTGGACGTCGCAGCATGCCGGGCTGGCGGAGTGCATCCGCGTGCTCAGACCCGGCGGGCCGCTTCTGGTCACCGATGCCGATCGCAGCGCGACCTTCGAAGACTCCGAGAACCTCGTCGCGAACTACACGACCCCGCGCTTCCTCGGCGGGCCCAACCTCGCGTTCTTTCGCACCTGGATCGCGGGGCGGTCGCTCGACCTCGACGACGCCCGCGACCTCGCGAGCCGCATCGACCTCGTCGACAAAGACGTCTCGCGCATCGAAGGCCTGCCGCTGCTGATGCTGTCGGGCCGCAAGCCCGAGTAG
- a CDS encoding aminodeoxychorismate lyase → MASEPGVVVTLDGQCHDPRTPLLHADDLAAVRGDGIFESLLVRDGRPCLLEAHLGRLTQSARLMDLPEPELVRWRAAVAAATARWTEMGGAEGVLRLIYSRGRESGSEPTAYAMIGALADRVATVRANGTAAVTLQRSLPSQGAADMPWLLAGAKTLSYAVNMAALRHAERQGAGDVVFVSPEGNVLEGPRSTVVIATYGEGEAGRPCLFTPPPWYPILRGTTQQALFEVARNKGYDCDYRALRPADLYAAQGVWLVSSITLAARVHTLDGKPLRPSPIAAEFAELVDAAIVSDR, encoded by the coding sequence ATGGCGAGCGAACCGGGGGTTGTGGTCACGCTCGACGGGCAGTGCCACGACCCTCGGACACCGCTGCTGCACGCCGACGACCTGGCCGCGGTGCGCGGCGACGGCATCTTCGAGTCGCTGTTGGTGCGTGACGGACGGCCGTGTCTGCTCGAAGCTCACCTCGGTCGGTTGACGCAGTCGGCGCGGCTGATGGATCTGCCCGAACCGGAACTGGTGCGTTGGCGTGCCGCAGTGGCGGCCGCCACTGCCCGCTGGACGGAGATGGGCGGCGCCGAGGGTGTGTTGCGGCTGATCTACAGCCGCGGCCGCGAGAGCGGCTCGGAACCGACGGCCTACGCCATGATCGGCGCGCTGGCCGACAGGGTCGCCACCGTCCGCGCCAACGGCACCGCGGCCGTGACGCTGCAGCGCAGCCTGCCGTCGCAAGGCGCCGCCGACATGCCCTGGCTGCTCGCAGGCGCCAAGACGCTGTCGTACGCGGTGAACATGGCGGCCCTGCGGCACGCCGAGCGACAGGGCGCAGGCGACGTCGTCTTCGTCAGCCCTGAGGGCAACGTGCTCGAGGGGCCGCGTTCGACGGTGGTCATCGCCACCTACGGGGAGGGGGAGGCCGGACGTCCTTGTCTCTTCACCCCGCCACCTTGGTATCCGATTCTGCGCGGCACCACGCAGCAGGCGTTGTTCGAGGTCGCGCGCAACAAGGGGTACGACTGCGACTACCGGGCGTTGCGGCCCGCCGATCTTTATGCCGCGCAAGGCGTTTGGCTGGTCTCGAGCATCACTCTGGCGGCGCGGGTGCACACCCTGGACGGCAAGCCGCTGCGGCCGTCGCCGATAGCGGCCGAATTCGCCGAGCTCGTCGACGCCGCCATCGTCAGCGATCGCTGA
- a CDS encoding folate-binding protein YgfZ, whose amino-acid sequence MSAVPAPESGPDAGAAWHYGDPLGEQRAAADDAVVVDRSHRVVIELRGGERKSWLHNISTQHVSDLPDGTVTENLSLDGQGRVEDHWIQTELGDVTYLDTEAWRGEPLLAYLRKMIFWSDVAIEQADLAVLSLLGPRLADDRVLGVLGLASLPAENTAEALPGGGFVRRLCGPDSRLDLVVPRALAADWLDRLTAAGVRRAGVWAYEAQRVTALRPRLGVDTDERTIPHEVGWIGSAVHLDKGCYRGQETVARVHNLGKPPRMLVLLHLDGSTDRPAAGDPVLAGGRTVGRLGTVVDHVDLGPVALALLKRGLPADTPLTTGGEAEVAAVIDPDSMPAADVTGAGRVAVERLRGGTR is encoded by the coding sequence ATGTCAGCAGTTCCCGCCCCCGAATCGGGGCCCGACGCAGGCGCCGCCTGGCACTACGGCGATCCGCTGGGCGAGCAGCGCGCCGCGGCCGACGACGCCGTGGTGGTGGACCGCTCGCATCGGGTCGTCATCGAGCTGCGAGGCGGCGAGCGCAAGAGCTGGCTGCACAACATCTCCACCCAGCACGTCAGCGACCTGCCCGACGGCACGGTCACCGAGAATCTGAGCCTCGACGGGCAGGGTCGTGTCGAAGATCACTGGATTCAGACCGAGCTCGGCGACGTCACCTATCTCGACACCGAGGCATGGCGCGGAGAGCCGTTGCTGGCCTACTTGCGCAAGATGATCTTCTGGTCCGACGTCGCGATCGAGCAGGCCGATCTCGCGGTGTTGTCGCTGCTCGGCCCTCGGCTGGCCGACGACCGGGTGCTTGGTGTCCTCGGGCTCGCTTCGCTACCGGCGGAGAACACCGCCGAGGCTCTTCCCGGCGGCGGCTTCGTCCGCAGGCTCTGCGGCCCCGACAGCAGGCTCGACCTGGTGGTGCCGCGCGCGCTGGCCGCCGACTGGCTGGACCGGTTGACCGCCGCGGGCGTTCGCCGCGCGGGGGTGTGGGCCTATGAGGCGCAGCGGGTGACGGCGCTGCGGCCGCGCCTCGGTGTCGACACCGACGAGCGGACGATTCCGCACGAGGTGGGCTGGATCGGCAGCGCGGTGCATCTGGACAAGGGCTGCTATCGCGGGCAGGAAACCGTCGCACGGGTTCATAACCTGGGTAAACCGCCCCGGATGCTGGTGCTGCTGCATCTCGACGGGTCCACCGATCGGCCCGCGGCAGGCGATCCGGTGCTGGCGGGCGGGCGGACCGTCGGTCGGCTGGGCACCGTCGTCGACCACGTCGATCTCGGTCCCGTCGCACTGGCCCTTCTCAAACGCGGCCTGCCCGCCGACACGCCGCTGACCACCGGCGGCGAGGCCGAGGTCGCCGCCGTCATCGATCCCGACTCGATGCCCGCCGCCGACGTCACAGGAGCCGGCCGGGTGGCCGTCGAGCGGCTACGGGGCGGCACACGGTGA
- a CDS encoding DUF3073 domain-containing protein, which produces MGRGRAKAKQTKVARELKYSSPQTDFSQLQRELAGSDGNEPDGDLDSADWASEDDWRR; this is translated from the coding sequence ATGGGCCGCGGCCGGGCGAAGGCAAAGCAGACCAAGGTTGCTCGTGAGCTCAAATACAGCTCACCGCAGACCGATTTCAGCCAGTTGCAGCGCGAGCTGGCCGGGTCGGACGGAAACGAGCCTGACGGCGATCTCGACAGCGCCGACTGGGCGTCCGAGGACGACTGGCGGCGGTAA